GCATGTTACGATTTCCCAACTCAGGCTGAGCACCGGCGCAGACCCGCTGGTCGCCAGCTTTGACGCCCAGCTTGAACGCAAGGCTGAACGCGAGACGAAAACGGGGAAACCCTACTACGAGATCACACTGGTCGATGGCACCGGTGACATGAAACTCAAGGTCTGGGAAAACAGGCCCCAGTTCCGTGCACTCCAGGAGCTTCCCGACGGCACCTTGCTCCGGTTCAGCGGCGAGTGGACGCAGAACCAGTATGGGATCGATTCCTCGAAGTGGGACATGCGCCTGCTCAACGAAGGTGAGGGCGCGGACTTTCTGGCAGGTGATCCCGAAACAAGGGCGCGGCAGGATGCCGACTGGGCGGATGTCGAGCTGATGCTCAATGGCATCGCCGACCCCCGGCTGAATGAAGTCTGCGCCGAATTTGTCCGGCAGTATGGCGACCGGTTTCGCCGGAGCGCCGCGGCCCGGAAAAACCACCACGCCCGCCGGGGTGGCTTGGTTGAACATGTTGCGCAAATGATGCGTGCGGCCCAGGCGATGTGCTCGGTTTACCCCAAGCTGAACAGGGACCTGATGGTGGCCGGCGTCCTGTTTCATGATTGTGGGAAAATGTGGGAAAACAGCTATCCCGAAGCAGGGTTTACCCAACCGTTCAATCTGCACGGTGAGATGTTGGGCCACATTCCGCTGGGGATCGAGACAGTGAACAAACTCTGGCGCGATTTGTTGGAAAAGCCGGTCGCAAAAGGCTGGGGGGAGCTTGAACCCGCAACCGAAGAGGTTCACCTGCACCTCTTGCACCTTATCGCCAGCCACCATGGCACCCACGAGTGGGGGTCGCCGACCTTGCCCCGGACCCCCGAAGCGATGGCACTGCATTACATCGACAACATGGATGCCAAGTATGAGATGATGCGCATGGGATACGAAAGCTCGCCCGAACTTGCACCCGGAATCCAGGAACGGCAATTTCCATTGCCCGCCAGCCTGGTGACTCCGCTTGCCCATTTTCCAGCTCGATCTGTCGAGCCCGCTTCGGGCGACACCTGTGCCGGGGATGAGCTTTTCTAGCAGGAGCCAACCGGGATAAGTGGGCCTGGCCGGTTAAGGCGAATGAAGGCGGCGCATGGAATATTATCCCCCTAAAAGACTGGTATCTTTTTGCTTGGCTGCTAGGGTTTCACCAGTTTCACAACAACGTGACCAAGCCTCTACGCATTGTTTCTGCCGCAGATGAAGCGGATTTGGACAAGCTCTCGGATGAAGAGCTGGTCCAGCTGTGCCAAGACCAGTTACCCCACGACCTTGCCGCATACCGGGAACTCGTAAAGCGCTATGAGGGGCTCGTTTACAATCTGTGCATGAAATTTTTAGGCTCCCGTGAGGATGCCGAGGAGGTGGCGCAAGACTCGTTATTACAAGTGTTTCACAAGATCCACCAGTTCCAGGGGAGGGCCGCATTCAAGACCTGGCTCTATAAAATTGTGCACAATTACTGCCGTAACCGCATCAGTAGGATTATAAGAAAGCGTGAAGTGCAGGAAGCCTACGAGGAACATGCCAAGGAGGATCTGCCGGTCGCCAGCTTTGAAGGTGCCGATTCCTCGGAAAAAAGTGCCCGTATCCAGGAAGCCCTCAATAAACTCAAACCCAAGGAAAAGGAAATCATCGTCTATAAATTCATATCAGGCATGACGCTGCAGGAGATATCCGATGTGACAGGCATTGGTGTCTCAGCCGCCAAGATGCGTTACTACCGCGCCCTTGAGTCGTTCAAGGAGGCCTACGAACGCACCGGCAAGAACCTGCCAGCGGCTCCCGTTGCCCCGACTGAGCTACCCTCTTCCCCAGCCACGAACCAGCCACCCAGATTATCATGACCCCAGCTGACGCCATACCCATCGACGAGGCCCAGATCCACCTTCTTTTCAAAGAGGCGGGTCTGATCCAGAGCGAGGATGTTGCGCATGTTCCCGACATGCGACGCGTGGACGCGGTGATCGAGCGGGCCATGCATGAATGTGTGGTCAAGGACACGACCTCGTTTATTTTCAAGGGTTTCCCCGCTGTGATAGCCGGCATGATGGCCGTGGCTACAGGCTGTGTGGGGCGTTCGGAAACGGATTATAAAGCCTGATGTCCCCTGGGGCCGGTTGTGCTGCCCCTCCCCCCCCAAAAAAAATTCCAAGTGATTTGAAACCTGAACAACGCGTAAAACAATGCACCTGATAGCCGCTGCGACTGAAACACCCGCTACCGCCCCCTCGCTGGCGGGATCGACCGAATTTACCTTTACGACCTTTTTTGAGAACATCAGGGATGCCCTCATTAAAATGGCCGAGGACTTTGCGGAATTTATTCCCAAGATCCTGCTGGCCAC
The sequence above is drawn from the Akkermansiaceae bacterium genome and encodes:
- a CDS encoding HD domain-containing protein yields the protein MKHVTISQLRLSTGADPLVASFDAQLERKAERETKTGKPYYEITLVDGTGDMKLKVWENRPQFRALQELPDGTLLRFSGEWTQNQYGIDSSKWDMRLLNEGEGADFLAGDPETRARQDADWADVELMLNGIADPRLNEVCAEFVRQYGDRFRRSAAARKNHHARRGGLVEHVAQMMRAAQAMCSVYPKLNRDLMVAGVLFHDCGKMWENSYPEAGFTQPFNLHGEMLGHIPLGIETVNKLWRDLLEKPVAKGWGELEPATEEVHLHLLHLIASHHGTHEWGSPTLPRTPEAMALHYIDNMDAKYEMMRMGYESSPELAPGIQERQFPLPASLVTPLAHFPARSVEPASGDTCAGDELF
- a CDS encoding sigma-70 family RNA polymerase sigma factor, which produces MTKPLRIVSAADEADLDKLSDEELVQLCQDQLPHDLAAYRELVKRYEGLVYNLCMKFLGSREDAEEVAQDSLLQVFHKIHQFQGRAAFKTWLYKIVHNYCRNRISRIIRKREVQEAYEEHAKEDLPVASFEGADSSEKSARIQEALNKLKPKEKEIIVYKFISGMTLQEISDVTGIGVSAAKMRYYRALESFKEAYERTGKNLPAAPVAPTELPSSPATNQPPRLS